In the genome of Pseudorasbora parva isolate DD20220531a chromosome 10, ASM2467924v1, whole genome shotgun sequence, one region contains:
- the calm1a gene encoding calmodulin-1a, which translates to MADQLTEEQIAEFKEAFSLFDKDGDGTITTKELGTVMRSLGQNPTEAELQDMINEVDADGNGTIDFPEFLTMMARKMKDTDSEEEIREAFRVFDKDGNGYISAAELRHVMTNLGEKLTDEEVDEMIREADIDGDGQVNYEEFVQMMTAK; encoded by the exons GCTGACCAACTCACAGAGGAGCAAATTGCTG AGTTTAAGGAGGCTTTCTCCTTGTTTGATAAGGATGGTGACGGTACTATCACAACCAAAGAGCTGGGCACAGTGATGCGTTCACTTGGTCAGAACCCCACGGAGGCCGAACTGCAGGACATGATCAACGAGGTGGATGCTGACG GTAATGGAACCATCGACTTTCCAGAGTTTCTGACAATGATGGCCCGGAAAATGAAAGACACCGACAGCGAGGAGGAGATCCGCGAGGCTTTCCGAGTGTTTGACAAG GACGGTAACGGCTACATCAGCGCAGCAGAGCTTCGCCACGTCATGACAAACCTGGGCGAGAAGCTAACGGATGAAGAGGTGGACGAAATGATCAGAGAAGCTGACATCGACGGGGACGGTCAGGTCAATTACGAAG AATTTGTACAAATGATGACGGCAAAGTGA